One Pseudorasbora parva isolate DD20220531a chromosome 4, ASM2467924v1, whole genome shotgun sequence genomic region harbors:
- the exosc9 gene encoding exosome complex component RRP45 — MRDTPLSNCERLFLLKAIEEKKRLDGRQTYDYRNIKITFGTDYGCCIVELGKTRVLCQVSCELVPPKDSRPTEGIMFLNLELSPMASPAFEPNRQSELLVLLNRQLERCLRNSKCIDMESLCVVSGEKVWQIRVDVHVLNHDGNLMDAASIAAISALSHFRRPDVAIQGRDVTVFSPEERDPIPLSIYHMPICVSFAFFLQGSYLLVDPCEREERVKDGLLVIAMNKHQEICSIQSSGGIMLLKDQVLRCSKIASVKVSEITALINKALENDKKIRKEGGKFGFAESMPKERITTLKRDEATVEMMDVKETADDIVKRTETSTEAIPSPVLLAMGTAQVGDGIVNSWGLDEDEEDEPQTEDRKTDEVMVISDSEEEEVIILNKEAQKSKKNKK; from the exons ATGAGAGATACTCCGCTATCAAACTGCGAGAGGCTTTTTCTTCTTAAAGCTATAGAAGAGAAAAAA CGCTTAGATGGGAGACAGACGTATGATTACCGGAATATTAAAATCACTTTTGGAACCGATTATGGCTGCTGCATCGTGGAACTTGGAAAAACAAG gGTGTTGTGTCAGGTATCTTGTGAGTTGGTACCTCCAAAAGATTCACGTCCCACAGAAGGCATCATGTTTTTAAATTTGGAATTGTCTCCCATGGCATCACCAGCCTTTGAGCCCAACAG GCAGTCCGAGTTGTTGGTGTTGTTAAACAGACAGCTTGAGAGGTGTCTAAGGAATTCTAAATGTATAGACATGGAGTCTCTATGTGTAGTTTCAGGAGAAAAG GTTTGGCAGATACGGGTTGATGTCCATGTATTAAATCATGATGGAAACTTGATGGATGCAGCAAGCATTGCTGCCATTTCTGCACTCTCACATTTTAGGCGACCAGACGTTGCTATTCAGGGACGAGATGTTACTGTG TTCAGTCCAGAGGAGAGAGATCCGATTCCTCTGAGCATTTATCACATGCCCATATGTGTCAGCTTTGCTTTCTTCCTGCAGGG CTCATACTTGCTGGTTGACCCTTGTGAACGAGAAGAGCGAGTGAAGGATGGATTGTTGGTGATAGCCATGAACAAACATCAGGAGATCTGCTCCATTCAGTCCAGTGGAGGGATCATGCTTCTGAAAGACCAG GTTTTAAGATGCAGCAAAATAGCAAGCGTAAAAGTTTCTGAAATTACAGCACTCATCAACAAAGCATTAGAGAATGACAAAAAAATCAG aaaggaGGGTGGAAAGTTTGGCTTTGCTGAGTCAATGCCAAAAGAGCGAATCACAACCCTTAAGAGAGATGAAGCCACCGTGGAGATGATGGATGTCAAAGAGACAGCCGATGACATTGTGAAAAGAACAGAAACTTCCACAGAAGC CATTCCCTCTCCTGTTCTTCTTGCTATGGGAACTGCACAGGTAGGTGATGGCATTGTGAACTCATGGGGACTCGATGAGGATGAAGAGGATGAACCTCAGACAGAGGACAGAAAAACAG ATGAAGTGATGGTTATCTCGGACAGTGAAGAGGAGGAAGTTATCATTCTTAACAAAGAAGCCCA GAAATCGAAGAAGAATAAAAAATGA